One segment of Canis aureus isolate CA01 chromosome 27, VMU_Caureus_v.1.0, whole genome shotgun sequence DNA contains the following:
- the CDK2AP1 gene encoding cyclin-dependent kinase 2-associated protein 1 isoform X3, with translation MGDILQRCQAGSVHPPSTSMATSSQYRQLLSDYGPPSLGYTQGTGNSQVPQSKYAELLAIIEELGKEIRPTYAGSKSAMERLKRGIIHARGLVRECLAETERNARS, from the exons CTGGGAGTGTCCACCCGCCCTCCACCAGTATGGCCACATCCTCCCAGTACCGCCAGCTGCTGAGTGACTACGGGCCACCATCTCTAGGTTATACCCAG GGAACTGGGAacagccaggtaccccaaagcAAATATGCTGAGCTGCTGGCCATCATTGAAGAGTTGGGGAAAGAGATTAGACCCACCTATGCAGGGAGCAAGAGCGCCATGGAGAGACTAAAACGAG GCATCATTCACGCCAGAGGACTGGTTCGAGAGTGCTTGGCTGAGACGGAACGGAATGCCAGGTCCTAG
- the CDK2AP1 gene encoding cyclin-dependent kinase 2-associated protein 1 isoform X1 has product MATSSQYRQLLSDYGPPSLGYTQGTGNSQVPQSKYAELLAIIEELGKEIRPTYAGSKSAMERLKRGIIHARGLVRECLAETERNARS; this is encoded by the exons ATGGCCACATCCTCCCAGTACCGCCAGCTGCTGAGTGACTACGGGCCACCATCTCTAGGTTATACCCAG GGAACTGGGAacagccaggtaccccaaagcAAATATGCTGAGCTGCTGGCCATCATTGAAGAGTTGGGGAAAGAGATTAGACCCACCTATGCAGGGAGCAAGAGCGCCATGGAGAGACTAAAACGAG GCATCATTCACGCCAGAGGACTGGTTCGAGAGTGCTTGGCTGAGACGGAACGGAATGCCAGGTCCTAG
- the MTRFR gene encoding mitochondrial translation release factor in rescue isoform X3, with amino-acid sequence MELFARSRCCFRLAYGPKLAELLRMSTSSFFGLPARLARLCTMPRGLGPQAKPVLSAPRVAVTLVQAAGKKDRPALPLLDESELEEQFVKGHGPGGQATNKTSNCVVLKHIPSGIVVKCHQTRSVDQNRKLARQILQEKVDIFYNGENSIVYKEKQEAEKKKQERKRRAKETLEKKKLLKELRELSKNVH; translated from the exons ATGGAGCTTTTTGCACGCAGCAGGTGCTGTTTCAGACTGGCGTATG GTCCCAAGCTAGCAGAGCTCCTCCGCATGAGTACCTCAAGTTTCTTTGGCTTGCCTGCACGACTGGCCAGACTATGCACCATGCCACGGGGCCTTGGACCTCAGGCAAAGCCAGTGCTGTCAGCCCCGAGAGTGGCAGTCACTCTGGTCCAGGCGGCAGGCAAGAAGGACcgccctgctctgcctctcctgGATGAAAGTGAACTGGAAGAGCAGTTTGTGAAAGGACATGGTCCAGGGGGCCAGGCCACCAACAAAACAAGCAACTGTGTGGTGCTGAAGCACATCCCCTCGGGCATCGTCGTCAAG TGCCATCAGACAAGATCAGTTGATCAGAACAGAAAGCTGGCTCGGCAAATCCTACAAGAGAAAGTGGATATTTTCTACAATGGTGAAAACAGTATtgtttacaaagaaaaacaagaggcagagaagaaaaagcaagagcGGAAACGAAGAGCAAAGGAAACCCTAGAAAAAAAGAAGCTCCTGAAAGAACTCCGGGAATTAAGTAAAAACGTCcactga
- the MTRFR gene encoding mitochondrial translation release factor in rescue isoform X1, translating into MLRTPREKKCPPPACAVGKNEPGASGGSHGGRTARARTQARACEPQVVVRFAPAVAGGRPALRPGPKLAELLRMSTSSFFGLPARLARLCTMPRGLGPQAKPVLSAPRVAVTLVQAAGKKDRPALPLLDESELEEQFVKGHGPGGQATNKTSNCVVLKHIPSGIVVKCHQTRSVDQNRKLARQILQEKVDIFYNGENSIVYKEKQEAEKKKQERKRRAKETLEKKKLLKELRELSKNVH; encoded by the exons ATGCTACGGACGCCACGCGAAAAGAAGTGCCCGCCTCCCGCATGCGCAGTTGGCAAGAATGAGCCTGGCGCGAGCGGGGGCAGCCACGGCGGAAGGACTGCGCGTGCGCGGACGCAGGCCCGCGCCTGCGAGCCACAGGTCGTGGTTCGCTTTGCCCCAGCCGTTGCGGGTGGGAGGCCAGCCCTGAGGCCAG GTCCCAAGCTAGCAGAGCTCCTCCGCATGAGTACCTCAAGTTTCTTTGGCTTGCCTGCACGACTGGCCAGACTATGCACCATGCCACGGGGCCTTGGACCTCAGGCAAAGCCAGTGCTGTCAGCCCCGAGAGTGGCAGTCACTCTGGTCCAGGCGGCAGGCAAGAAGGACcgccctgctctgcctctcctgGATGAAAGTGAACTGGAAGAGCAGTTTGTGAAAGGACATGGTCCAGGGGGCCAGGCCACCAACAAAACAAGCAACTGTGTGGTGCTGAAGCACATCCCCTCGGGCATCGTCGTCAAG TGCCATCAGACAAGATCAGTTGATCAGAACAGAAAGCTGGCTCGGCAAATCCTACAAGAGAAAGTGGATATTTTCTACAATGGTGAAAACAGTATtgtttacaaagaaaaacaagaggcagagaagaaaaagcaagagcGGAAACGAAGAGCAAAGGAAACCCTAGAAAAAAAGAAGCTCCTGAAAGAACTCCGGGAATTAAGTAAAAACGTCcactga
- the MTRFR gene encoding mitochondrial translation release factor in rescue isoform X2: MVDCGGLRRQFMATGPGPKLAELLRMSTSSFFGLPARLARLCTMPRGLGPQAKPVLSAPRVAVTLVQAAGKKDRPALPLLDESELEEQFVKGHGPGGQATNKTSNCVVLKHIPSGIVVKCHQTRSVDQNRKLARQILQEKVDIFYNGENSIVYKEKQEAEKKKQERKRRAKETLEKKKLLKELRELSKNVH; the protein is encoded by the exons ATGGTTGACTGTGGAGGCCTGAGGAGGCAATTCATGGCAACTGGTCCAG GTCCCAAGCTAGCAGAGCTCCTCCGCATGAGTACCTCAAGTTTCTTTGGCTTGCCTGCACGACTGGCCAGACTATGCACCATGCCACGGGGCCTTGGACCTCAGGCAAAGCCAGTGCTGTCAGCCCCGAGAGTGGCAGTCACTCTGGTCCAGGCGGCAGGCAAGAAGGACcgccctgctctgcctctcctgGATGAAAGTGAACTGGAAGAGCAGTTTGTGAAAGGACATGGTCCAGGGGGCCAGGCCACCAACAAAACAAGCAACTGTGTGGTGCTGAAGCACATCCCCTCGGGCATCGTCGTCAAG TGCCATCAGACAAGATCAGTTGATCAGAACAGAAAGCTGGCTCGGCAAATCCTACAAGAGAAAGTGGATATTTTCTACAATGGTGAAAACAGTATtgtttacaaagaaaaacaagaggcagagaagaaaaagcaagagcGGAAACGAAGAGCAAAGGAAACCCTAGAAAAAAAGAAGCTCCTGAAAGAACTCCGGGAATTAAGTAAAAACGTCcactga